Proteins encoded in a region of the Rutidosis leptorrhynchoides isolate AG116_Rl617_1_P2 chromosome 9, CSIRO_AGI_Rlap_v1, whole genome shotgun sequence genome:
- the LOC139869340 gene encoding TMV resistance protein N-like isoform X3 yields MQATIHVYFDQKVANQGEAGYDENNTHSAITAMDVSLVASSSTAAPTGRCTYDVFLSFRGEDTRNNFVDHLFAALERAGIYTFKDDEKLRRGKSISPEFMKAIQESMVALVVFSKNYAKSSWCLEELAKIVECKHLKVLPVFYNVDPSDVRSQKGSIFEAFKQHELKFADDMYKVKRWRKALETVAGISGWDVAKTASGREAESIKQIVRTILSSTESHLAEDLIGMESRVRDVKSLLDKGCDDVCIIGIWGMGGIGKTTIVRAVYRQISHEFDGSSFLEDVRENGSDKKGLKSLQEKLLSEILMEKHYNVKDCNDGIHHIRRRLGRKKVLVVLDNVDSFKQLEFLAGDREWFGADSRIMVTTRDKHLLSFAQQEYEPALLNHTEAMMLFCKYAFKTKIPPKTYEKVSDAVVSRTGYLPLALKVLGSHFCGGRSLEFWQSALNVLAKIPNEEINEILKISFDGLNSFEKKIFTYIACFFKGRERSNVTKVLDSFGFEPESGIIVLIERSLLSISRNGCIHMHDLIQEMGRSVVRECYPNKMVWDLEEIEEVMVTIDKSKKVEALVDMTHYHFSDIPTASCKAEVLKSMDKLRLLDVKGKFTSAEPKYFPQQLRWLTWFTYPFESLRIRSNMPKLVGFEMQSGLMKQLQIVETVILPNLKSMDLSFSYSLKRFPDITGVPNLEHLNLSFCSELEEVHHSVLLHEKIIHLQLISCVSLRILPSPIRMKSLQSLHLNGCSSLEIFPNISEEMGRPLVLDLDGCDRICGLPLSIGFLTGLVILTKGKNFDVNFVKHNQIILQYIEFLTGDVSSLRVVDVKPTKFVGKEYSTWPSWGWLDFDNKFTRLFNSLFQFSHVKYADLSCCINLKELHDIPFLIQVLSSDCCTSLRKMGDLLNKYKWLIEIPLLARDVEDQGSSSQLTNLSLKSLVERCAAMNHQLSFIAPGGRTIPNWYLDRQFCCQVALNLPKNLVTNILGFAICGVSRVLDSDISYPDLRIHFSSLKDKLVDWSTYVAERTTHFWMVYIHVDSVKHRLGISDLDEILVWLQSDNHIIVECGVHVVYQNIKLMPEIES; encoded by the exons ATGCAGGCTACAATTCATGTGTATTTTGATCAGAAGGTGGCCAATCAGGGGGAAGCCGGCTATGATGAAAATAAT ACACACTCAGCAATCACCGCCATGGATGTTTCCTTAGTTGCATCCTCATCAACTGCTGCTCCAACTGGAAGATGTACGTATGATGTGTTCTTAAGCTTTCGAGGTGAAGACACTCGGAACAACTTTGTTGATCATCTTTTCGCAGCTTTGGAGCGGGCAGGAATATACACGTTTAAGGATGACGAGAAGCTGCGTAGAGGAAAGTCCATATCCCCTGAATTCATGAAAGCAATCCAAGAGTCAATGGTTGCGTTGGTTGTCTTTTCAAAAAACTATGCAAAATCTAGTTGGTGTTTGGAAGAACTTGCCAAGATCGTTGAATGTAAACATCTAAAGGTGCTACCGGTATTCTACAATGTGGATCCCTCGGATGTCCGTAGCCAGAAAGGAAGTATTTTTGAAGCATTTAAACAGCATGAACTGAAATTTGCAGATGACATGTACAAAGTAAAGAGGTGGAGGAAAGCTTTAGAAACTGTAGCTGGTATATCCGGATGGGATGTAGCAAAGACGGCTAGTGG GCGTGAAGCTGAAAGCATTAAACAAATTGTACGGACTATCTTGAGCTCTACCGAATCTCATCTAGCAGAGGATTTGATTGGGATGGAATCACGTGTACGAGATGTCAAGTCATTGCTGGATAAAGGGTGTGATGATGTTTGCATAATTGGAATCTGGGGAATGGGTGGAATAGGCAAGACAACAATAGTTAGAGCTGTATATCGTCAAATCTCGCATGAGTTTGACGGCAGTAGCTTTTTGGAAGATGTTAGAGAAAATGGTTCTGATAAAAAAGGTCTCAAATCCCTACAAGAAAAGCTTCTTTCAGAAATCTTAATGGAAAAACACTATAATGTAAAGGATTGTAACGATGGAATACATCATATTCGAAGACGATTGGGGCGTAAAAAGGTTCTTGTTGTTCTCGACAATGTTGATAGTTTTAAGCAACTGGAATTTTTAGCTGGTGATCGTGAATGGTTTGGCGCGGATAGTAGAATCATGGTAACGACCCGAGACAAGCATTTGTTATCTTTTGCACAACAAGAATATGAACCTGCACTTTTAAATCATACAGAAGCCATGATGTTGTTTTGCAAATATGCATTTAAGACAAAAATCCCTCCAAAAACGTATGAGAAGGTATCAGATGCTGTAGTAAGTCGAACGGGTTACCTTCCTTTAGCCCTTAAAGTGTTAGGCTCTCATTTTTGTGGTGGAAGAAGTTTGGAATTTTGGCAAAGTGCCTTGAACGTTTTGGCCAAAATACCAAATGAGGAGATCAATGAAATTCTAAAGATAAGTTTTGATGGATTGAATAGCTTTGAAAAGAAAATATTTACGTATATCGCGTGTTTCTTCAAAGGTAGGGAAAGATCTAATGTCACGAAAGTTCTTGATAGCTTTGGTTTTGAACCTGAAAGTGGAATAATAGTGCTAATTGAAAGATCTCTTTTGTCCATTTCACGAAATGGATGTATTCATATGCATGATCTGATTCAAGAGATGGGTCGGTCTGTCGTCCGTGAATGTTATCCAAATAAAATGGTATGGGATCTCGAAGAAATTGAAGAAGTAATGGTGACAATTGAT AAATCAAAGAAAGTTGAAGCCTTAGTGGATATGACACATTACCATTTCTCTGATATCCCTACGGCCTCCTGTAAAGCTGAAGTCCTCAAGAGTATGGATAAACTTCGACTGCTTGATGTTAAAGGGAAATTCACTTCGGCTGAACCTAAATATTTCCCTCAACAGTTAAGATGGCTTACGTGGTTTACGTACCCATTTGAATCTCTGAGGATAAGAAGCAATATGCCCAAACTTGTTGGCTTTGAAATGCAATCCGGTTTGATGAAACAACTACAAATTGTTGAAACG GTCATCCTTCCAAACCTCAAGTCCATGGATCTATCTTTCTCATATTCATTAAAAAGGTTTCCAGACATCACGGGGGTCCCAAATCTTGAGCACCTAAATTTGTCATTTTGTTCAGAACTGGAGGAGGTTCACCATTCTGTTTTGCTTCACGAAAAGATCATACACTTACAACTGATTTCATGCGTCAGCCTTAGGATTCTCCCATCACCAATTCGAATGAAATCTCTACAATCTCTGCATCTTAACGGCTGCAGCAGTCTTGAAATATTTCCAAATATCTCTGAGGAGATGGGTAGGCCGTTGGTATTAGATCTTGATGGTTGTGACCGGATATGCGGACTACCGTTGTCAATTGGATTCTTGACTGGCCTTGTCATTTTGACTAAAGGAAAGAATTTTGATGTGAATTTTGTGAAACATAATCAGATAATACTACAATATATCGAGTTCCTTACGGGTGATGTAAGTTCTTTGAGAGTTGTGGATGTTAAACCTACTAAATTTGTAGGAAAGGAATATTCTACATGGCCATCATGGGGCTGGTTAGATTTTGATAACAAGTTCACACGGCTATTTAATAGTCTCTTTCAGTTCTCTCATGTCAAATACGCTGACCTTAGCTGCTGCATCAATCTCAAGGAACTGCATGACATTCCGTTTCTTATTCAAGTTCTTAGTTCCGATTGTTGCACATCTTTGCGAAAGATGGGAGATTTGTTAAATAAATATAAGTGGCTGATTGAGATTCCATTACTTGCACGAGATGTAGAGGATCAAGGGAGTTCAAGTCAACTTACTAATTTGTCGCTGAAATCTTTGGTCGAG AGATGTGCTGCTATGAATCATCAATTAAGTTTCATTGCTCCAGGAGGAAGAACAATTCCAAATTGGTACCTTGACCGTCAGTTTTGTTGCCAGGTTGCACTGAATTTACCTAAAAATCTGGTCACCAACATATTAGGATTTGCCATATGTGGTGTATCGCGTGTATTGGATTCAGACATTTCATACCCTGATCTCAGAATCCATTTCAGCTCATTGAAAGATAAATTGGTTGATTGGTCAACATATGTTGCTGAACGTACAACCCATTTTTGGATGGTTTACATTCATGTTGATTCCGTAAAGCACCGATTGGGTATCTCCGATCTTGATGAAATACTCGTATGGTTACAATCTGATAATCATATAATTGTTGAATGTGGGGTGCATGTGGTGTACCAAAATATCAAACTGATGCCGGAAATTGAATCGTAA
- the LOC139869340 gene encoding TMV resistance protein N-like isoform X1 yields MQATIHVYFDQKVANQGEAGYDENNTHSAITAMDVSLVASSSTAAPTGRCTYDVFLSFRGEDTRNNFVDHLFAALERAGIYTFKDDEKLRRGKSISPEFMKAIQESMVALVVFSKNYAKSSWCLEELAKIVECKHLKVLPVFYNVDPSDVRSQKGSIFEAFKQHELKFADDMYKVKRWRKALETVAGISGWDVAKTASGREAESIKQIVRTILSSTESHLAEDLIGMESRVRDVKSLLDKGCDDVCIIGIWGMGGIGKTTIVRAVYRQISHEFDGSSFLEDVRENGSDKKGLKSLQEKLLSEILMEKHYNVKDCNDGIHHIRRRLGRKKVLVVLDNVDSFKQLEFLAGDREWFGADSRIMVTTRDKHLLSFAQQEYEPALLNHTEAMMLFCKYAFKTKIPPKTYEKVSDAVVSRTGYLPLALKVLGSHFCGGRSLEFWQSALNVLAKIPNEEINEILKISFDGLNSFEKKIFTYIACFFKGRERSNVTKVLDSFGFEPESGIIVLIERSLLSISRNGCIHMHDLIQEMGRSVVRECYPNKMVWDLEEIEEVMVTIDKYIYTLMICWLQKSKKVEALVDMTHYHFSDIPTASCKAEVLKSMDKLRLLDVKGKFTSAEPKYFPQQLRWLTWFTYPFESLRIRSNMPKLVGFEMQSGLMKQLQIVETVILPNLKSMDLSFSYSLKRFPDITGVPNLEHLNLSFCSELEEVHHSVLLHEKIIHLQLISCVSLRILPSPIRMKSLQSLHLNGCSSLEIFPNISEEMGRPLVLDLDGCDRICGLPLSIGFLTGLVILTKGKNFDVNFVKHNQIILQYIEFLTGDVSSLRVVDVKPTKFVGKEYSTWPSWGWLDFDNKFTRLFNSLFQFSHVKYADLSCCINLKELHDIPFLIQVLSSDCCTSLRKMGDLLNKYKWLIEIPLLARDVEDQGSSSQLTNLSLKSLVERCAAMNHQLSFIAPGGRTIPNWYLDRQFCCQVALNLPKNLVTNILGFAICGVSRVLDSDISYPDLRIHFSSLKDKLVDWSTYVAERTTHFWMVYIHVDSVKHRLGISDLDEILVWLQSDNHIIVECGVHVVYQNIKLMPEIES; encoded by the exons ATGCAGGCTACAATTCATGTGTATTTTGATCAGAAGGTGGCCAATCAGGGGGAAGCCGGCTATGATGAAAATAAT ACACACTCAGCAATCACCGCCATGGATGTTTCCTTAGTTGCATCCTCATCAACTGCTGCTCCAACTGGAAGATGTACGTATGATGTGTTCTTAAGCTTTCGAGGTGAAGACACTCGGAACAACTTTGTTGATCATCTTTTCGCAGCTTTGGAGCGGGCAGGAATATACACGTTTAAGGATGACGAGAAGCTGCGTAGAGGAAAGTCCATATCCCCTGAATTCATGAAAGCAATCCAAGAGTCAATGGTTGCGTTGGTTGTCTTTTCAAAAAACTATGCAAAATCTAGTTGGTGTTTGGAAGAACTTGCCAAGATCGTTGAATGTAAACATCTAAAGGTGCTACCGGTATTCTACAATGTGGATCCCTCGGATGTCCGTAGCCAGAAAGGAAGTATTTTTGAAGCATTTAAACAGCATGAACTGAAATTTGCAGATGACATGTACAAAGTAAAGAGGTGGAGGAAAGCTTTAGAAACTGTAGCTGGTATATCCGGATGGGATGTAGCAAAGACGGCTAGTGG GCGTGAAGCTGAAAGCATTAAACAAATTGTACGGACTATCTTGAGCTCTACCGAATCTCATCTAGCAGAGGATTTGATTGGGATGGAATCACGTGTACGAGATGTCAAGTCATTGCTGGATAAAGGGTGTGATGATGTTTGCATAATTGGAATCTGGGGAATGGGTGGAATAGGCAAGACAACAATAGTTAGAGCTGTATATCGTCAAATCTCGCATGAGTTTGACGGCAGTAGCTTTTTGGAAGATGTTAGAGAAAATGGTTCTGATAAAAAAGGTCTCAAATCCCTACAAGAAAAGCTTCTTTCAGAAATCTTAATGGAAAAACACTATAATGTAAAGGATTGTAACGATGGAATACATCATATTCGAAGACGATTGGGGCGTAAAAAGGTTCTTGTTGTTCTCGACAATGTTGATAGTTTTAAGCAACTGGAATTTTTAGCTGGTGATCGTGAATGGTTTGGCGCGGATAGTAGAATCATGGTAACGACCCGAGACAAGCATTTGTTATCTTTTGCACAACAAGAATATGAACCTGCACTTTTAAATCATACAGAAGCCATGATGTTGTTTTGCAAATATGCATTTAAGACAAAAATCCCTCCAAAAACGTATGAGAAGGTATCAGATGCTGTAGTAAGTCGAACGGGTTACCTTCCTTTAGCCCTTAAAGTGTTAGGCTCTCATTTTTGTGGTGGAAGAAGTTTGGAATTTTGGCAAAGTGCCTTGAACGTTTTGGCCAAAATACCAAATGAGGAGATCAATGAAATTCTAAAGATAAGTTTTGATGGATTGAATAGCTTTGAAAAGAAAATATTTACGTATATCGCGTGTTTCTTCAAAGGTAGGGAAAGATCTAATGTCACGAAAGTTCTTGATAGCTTTGGTTTTGAACCTGAAAGTGGAATAATAGTGCTAATTGAAAGATCTCTTTTGTCCATTTCACGAAATGGATGTATTCATATGCATGATCTGATTCAAGAGATGGGTCGGTCTGTCGTCCGTGAATGTTATCCAAATAAAATGGTATGGGATCTCGAAGAAATTGAAGAAGTAATGGTGACAATTGAT AAATATATCTATACGTTGATGATTTGTTGGTTGCAGAAATCAAAGAAAGTTGAAGCCTTAGTGGATATGACACATTACCATTTCTCTGATATCCCTACGGCCTCCTGTAAAGCTGAAGTCCTCAAGAGTATGGATAAACTTCGACTGCTTGATGTTAAAGGGAAATTCACTTCGGCTGAACCTAAATATTTCCCTCAACAGTTAAGATGGCTTACGTGGTTTACGTACCCATTTGAATCTCTGAGGATAAGAAGCAATATGCCCAAACTTGTTGGCTTTGAAATGCAATCCGGTTTGATGAAACAACTACAAATTGTTGAAACG GTCATCCTTCCAAACCTCAAGTCCATGGATCTATCTTTCTCATATTCATTAAAAAGGTTTCCAGACATCACGGGGGTCCCAAATCTTGAGCACCTAAATTTGTCATTTTGTTCAGAACTGGAGGAGGTTCACCATTCTGTTTTGCTTCACGAAAAGATCATACACTTACAACTGATTTCATGCGTCAGCCTTAGGATTCTCCCATCACCAATTCGAATGAAATCTCTACAATCTCTGCATCTTAACGGCTGCAGCAGTCTTGAAATATTTCCAAATATCTCTGAGGAGATGGGTAGGCCGTTGGTATTAGATCTTGATGGTTGTGACCGGATATGCGGACTACCGTTGTCAATTGGATTCTTGACTGGCCTTGTCATTTTGACTAAAGGAAAGAATTTTGATGTGAATTTTGTGAAACATAATCAGATAATACTACAATATATCGAGTTCCTTACGGGTGATGTAAGTTCTTTGAGAGTTGTGGATGTTAAACCTACTAAATTTGTAGGAAAGGAATATTCTACATGGCCATCATGGGGCTGGTTAGATTTTGATAACAAGTTCACACGGCTATTTAATAGTCTCTTTCAGTTCTCTCATGTCAAATACGCTGACCTTAGCTGCTGCATCAATCTCAAGGAACTGCATGACATTCCGTTTCTTATTCAAGTTCTTAGTTCCGATTGTTGCACATCTTTGCGAAAGATGGGAGATTTGTTAAATAAATATAAGTGGCTGATTGAGATTCCATTACTTGCACGAGATGTAGAGGATCAAGGGAGTTCAAGTCAACTTACTAATTTGTCGCTGAAATCTTTGGTCGAG AGATGTGCTGCTATGAATCATCAATTAAGTTTCATTGCTCCAGGAGGAAGAACAATTCCAAATTGGTACCTTGACCGTCAGTTTTGTTGCCAGGTTGCACTGAATTTACCTAAAAATCTGGTCACCAACATATTAGGATTTGCCATATGTGGTGTATCGCGTGTATTGGATTCAGACATTTCATACCCTGATCTCAGAATCCATTTCAGCTCATTGAAAGATAAATTGGTTGATTGGTCAACATATGTTGCTGAACGTACAACCCATTTTTGGATGGTTTACATTCATGTTGATTCCGTAAAGCACCGATTGGGTATCTCCGATCTTGATGAAATACTCGTATGGTTACAATCTGATAATCATATAATTGTTGAATGTGGGGTGCATGTGGTGTACCAAAATATCAAACTGATGCCGGAAATTGAATCGTAA
- the LOC139869340 gene encoding TMV resistance protein N-like isoform X2: MFKCLLKSTHPNSSRDLKKKTHSAITAMDVSLVASSSTAAPTGRCTYDVFLSFRGEDTRNNFVDHLFAALERAGIYTFKDDEKLRRGKSISPEFMKAIQESMVALVVFSKNYAKSSWCLEELAKIVECKHLKVLPVFYNVDPSDVRSQKGSIFEAFKQHELKFADDMYKVKRWRKALETVAGISGWDVAKTASGREAESIKQIVRTILSSTESHLAEDLIGMESRVRDVKSLLDKGCDDVCIIGIWGMGGIGKTTIVRAVYRQISHEFDGSSFLEDVRENGSDKKGLKSLQEKLLSEILMEKHYNVKDCNDGIHHIRRRLGRKKVLVVLDNVDSFKQLEFLAGDREWFGADSRIMVTTRDKHLLSFAQQEYEPALLNHTEAMMLFCKYAFKTKIPPKTYEKVSDAVVSRTGYLPLALKVLGSHFCGGRSLEFWQSALNVLAKIPNEEINEILKISFDGLNSFEKKIFTYIACFFKGRERSNVTKVLDSFGFEPESGIIVLIERSLLSISRNGCIHMHDLIQEMGRSVVRECYPNKMVWDLEEIEEVMVTIDKYIYTLMICWLQKSKKVEALVDMTHYHFSDIPTASCKAEVLKSMDKLRLLDVKGKFTSAEPKYFPQQLRWLTWFTYPFESLRIRSNMPKLVGFEMQSGLMKQLQIVETVILPNLKSMDLSFSYSLKRFPDITGVPNLEHLNLSFCSELEEVHHSVLLHEKIIHLQLISCVSLRILPSPIRMKSLQSLHLNGCSSLEIFPNISEEMGRPLVLDLDGCDRICGLPLSIGFLTGLVILTKGKNFDVNFVKHNQIILQYIEFLTGDVSSLRVVDVKPTKFVGKEYSTWPSWGWLDFDNKFTRLFNSLFQFSHVKYADLSCCINLKELHDIPFLIQVLSSDCCTSLRKMGDLLNKYKWLIEIPLLARDVEDQGSSSQLTNLSLKSLVERCAAMNHQLSFIAPGGRTIPNWYLDRQFCCQVALNLPKNLVTNILGFAICGVSRVLDSDISYPDLRIHFSSLKDKLVDWSTYVAERTTHFWMVYIHVDSVKHRLGISDLDEILVWLQSDNHIIVECGVHVVYQNIKLMPEIES, encoded by the exons ATGTTCAAATGTCTATTAAAGAGTACTCATCCCAACTCTTCAAGAGATCTTAAAAAAAAG ACACACTCAGCAATCACCGCCATGGATGTTTCCTTAGTTGCATCCTCATCAACTGCTGCTCCAACTGGAAGATGTACGTATGATGTGTTCTTAAGCTTTCGAGGTGAAGACACTCGGAACAACTTTGTTGATCATCTTTTCGCAGCTTTGGAGCGGGCAGGAATATACACGTTTAAGGATGACGAGAAGCTGCGTAGAGGAAAGTCCATATCCCCTGAATTCATGAAAGCAATCCAAGAGTCAATGGTTGCGTTGGTTGTCTTTTCAAAAAACTATGCAAAATCTAGTTGGTGTTTGGAAGAACTTGCCAAGATCGTTGAATGTAAACATCTAAAGGTGCTACCGGTATTCTACAATGTGGATCCCTCGGATGTCCGTAGCCAGAAAGGAAGTATTTTTGAAGCATTTAAACAGCATGAACTGAAATTTGCAGATGACATGTACAAAGTAAAGAGGTGGAGGAAAGCTTTAGAAACTGTAGCTGGTATATCCGGATGGGATGTAGCAAAGACGGCTAGTGG GCGTGAAGCTGAAAGCATTAAACAAATTGTACGGACTATCTTGAGCTCTACCGAATCTCATCTAGCAGAGGATTTGATTGGGATGGAATCACGTGTACGAGATGTCAAGTCATTGCTGGATAAAGGGTGTGATGATGTTTGCATAATTGGAATCTGGGGAATGGGTGGAATAGGCAAGACAACAATAGTTAGAGCTGTATATCGTCAAATCTCGCATGAGTTTGACGGCAGTAGCTTTTTGGAAGATGTTAGAGAAAATGGTTCTGATAAAAAAGGTCTCAAATCCCTACAAGAAAAGCTTCTTTCAGAAATCTTAATGGAAAAACACTATAATGTAAAGGATTGTAACGATGGAATACATCATATTCGAAGACGATTGGGGCGTAAAAAGGTTCTTGTTGTTCTCGACAATGTTGATAGTTTTAAGCAACTGGAATTTTTAGCTGGTGATCGTGAATGGTTTGGCGCGGATAGTAGAATCATGGTAACGACCCGAGACAAGCATTTGTTATCTTTTGCACAACAAGAATATGAACCTGCACTTTTAAATCATACAGAAGCCATGATGTTGTTTTGCAAATATGCATTTAAGACAAAAATCCCTCCAAAAACGTATGAGAAGGTATCAGATGCTGTAGTAAGTCGAACGGGTTACCTTCCTTTAGCCCTTAAAGTGTTAGGCTCTCATTTTTGTGGTGGAAGAAGTTTGGAATTTTGGCAAAGTGCCTTGAACGTTTTGGCCAAAATACCAAATGAGGAGATCAATGAAATTCTAAAGATAAGTTTTGATGGATTGAATAGCTTTGAAAAGAAAATATTTACGTATATCGCGTGTTTCTTCAAAGGTAGGGAAAGATCTAATGTCACGAAAGTTCTTGATAGCTTTGGTTTTGAACCTGAAAGTGGAATAATAGTGCTAATTGAAAGATCTCTTTTGTCCATTTCACGAAATGGATGTATTCATATGCATGATCTGATTCAAGAGATGGGTCGGTCTGTCGTCCGTGAATGTTATCCAAATAAAATGGTATGGGATCTCGAAGAAATTGAAGAAGTAATGGTGACAATTGAT AAATATATCTATACGTTGATGATTTGTTGGTTGCAGAAATCAAAGAAAGTTGAAGCCTTAGTGGATATGACACATTACCATTTCTCTGATATCCCTACGGCCTCCTGTAAAGCTGAAGTCCTCAAGAGTATGGATAAACTTCGACTGCTTGATGTTAAAGGGAAATTCACTTCGGCTGAACCTAAATATTTCCCTCAACAGTTAAGATGGCTTACGTGGTTTACGTACCCATTTGAATCTCTGAGGATAAGAAGCAATATGCCCAAACTTGTTGGCTTTGAAATGCAATCCGGTTTGATGAAACAACTACAAATTGTTGAAACG GTCATCCTTCCAAACCTCAAGTCCATGGATCTATCTTTCTCATATTCATTAAAAAGGTTTCCAGACATCACGGGGGTCCCAAATCTTGAGCACCTAAATTTGTCATTTTGTTCAGAACTGGAGGAGGTTCACCATTCTGTTTTGCTTCACGAAAAGATCATACACTTACAACTGATTTCATGCGTCAGCCTTAGGATTCTCCCATCACCAATTCGAATGAAATCTCTACAATCTCTGCATCTTAACGGCTGCAGCAGTCTTGAAATATTTCCAAATATCTCTGAGGAGATGGGTAGGCCGTTGGTATTAGATCTTGATGGTTGTGACCGGATATGCGGACTACCGTTGTCAATTGGATTCTTGACTGGCCTTGTCATTTTGACTAAAGGAAAGAATTTTGATGTGAATTTTGTGAAACATAATCAGATAATACTACAATATATCGAGTTCCTTACGGGTGATGTAAGTTCTTTGAGAGTTGTGGATGTTAAACCTACTAAATTTGTAGGAAAGGAATATTCTACATGGCCATCATGGGGCTGGTTAGATTTTGATAACAAGTTCACACGGCTATTTAATAGTCTCTTTCAGTTCTCTCATGTCAAATACGCTGACCTTAGCTGCTGCATCAATCTCAAGGAACTGCATGACATTCCGTTTCTTATTCAAGTTCTTAGTTCCGATTGTTGCACATCTTTGCGAAAGATGGGAGATTTGTTAAATAAATATAAGTGGCTGATTGAGATTCCATTACTTGCACGAGATGTAGAGGATCAAGGGAGTTCAAGTCAACTTACTAATTTGTCGCTGAAATCTTTGGTCGAG AGATGTGCTGCTATGAATCATCAATTAAGTTTCATTGCTCCAGGAGGAAGAACAATTCCAAATTGGTACCTTGACCGTCAGTTTTGTTGCCAGGTTGCACTGAATTTACCTAAAAATCTGGTCACCAACATATTAGGATTTGCCATATGTGGTGTATCGCGTGTATTGGATTCAGACATTTCATACCCTGATCTCAGAATCCATTTCAGCTCATTGAAAGATAAATTGGTTGATTGGTCAACATATGTTGCTGAACGTACAACCCATTTTTGGATGGTTTACATTCATGTTGATTCCGTAAAGCACCGATTGGGTATCTCCGATCTTGATGAAATACTCGTATGGTTACAATCTGATAATCATATAATTGTTGAATGTGGGGTGCATGTGGTGTACCAAAATATCAAACTGATGCCGGAAATTGAATCGTAA